Genomic window (Mesorhizobium sp. M4B.F.Ca.ET.058.02.1.1):
CCGGCCTGGACCTTCATCCACGGCCCGCGCTCGTCGCTGTCGTCGAGCGCCATCCGCAAGCTGGCGAAGCCATGACCGATCCCGGACTGCCCGCGGTTCATGCTTTCTGGATCGGCGGGCCGCTCGGGGCAATGCACACCGCCTGCCTGAAGTCCTTCGTCAGGGCAGGCCACCGCACGCTGCTGCATGTCTATGACGACCCCGGCGACGCGCCGGCTGGCGTCGAACTCGTCGATGCGACAAGAATCCTGCCACGTGAGCGCATCATCAGGCATCGCAATGGCGGCCTGGCGCTGTTCGCCGACATCTTCCGCTACAAGCTCCTGGCCACCGGCGCCGAGATCTACATCGACTGCGACATGTATTGCGTGCGGCCGCTGTGCCGGCGACCCTATCTGTTCGGCTGGGAAAGCGAGACACGCATCAACAATGCGGTGCTGAGCCTTCCCGTTGGCTCGCCGATCCTCGCCGATCTGGTCGAGACGGTCGACCACCCTAAGCGGTTTCCCGAATGGTATTCGTGGACCAAGCGGCTGCGCTTCGGCGCTTTGCGGGCGCTCGGTAGGGTGAGGGGATTCCAGGACCTGCCGCATGCCTCGATCGGCCCACCCCTGCTGACCTATCTGGCGCGCAAGCACGGGCTGCTGGGCGAGGCTTCGCCGGTGGATGTGTTCTATCCCAATGTCGAGGGCGCTGGCACGCTGCTAGATCCCCGGAAATCCATCGCCGATGTGGTGAAGCCGGAAACGCTGGCGATCCATCTTTGGCACGGCTCGCTTTGGAAGCTGCGGCTGGCCGATGTGCCGCCGAGCTCGCCGTTGGGCGAAATTCTGGCCATGTGAGGTCGGCGCCGCTGCCCGTCCGGCGATGTCGCTTTTGCGGCGGCCTTTCGCCGTGCGGTGGGCGATGCTGCACGAATGCTTGAGAAGAACCGCACCACCATCGAGCGAGAGGATAGCAAGCAGCCGGCGCCGCTGATCGCCATTGCCAGCGTTGTCGTGTCGATGGCGCTGATCGCGATCGGCAACGGGCTGATGTTCGCCTTCATCCCGGTGCGACTCGGCGCCGACGGCTTCGATCCGACCTGGGCCGGGCTGATCGTCACCGGGCTGTCGGCCGGCGGGCTCGCCGGCTGCATCCTGACTGGCCCGCTGGTGCGCCGGGTCGGGCATGCGCGCGCCTTCATGGTGCTTTCGGCGCTGATCGCGCTCTCCAACGCCGCGATCGGCGCAGGGCCGATCCCGCTCATCTGGATCGCGGCGCGCGCGCTCTACGGGTTCGCCATATGCGGCCTGTTCATCGTCGCCCAGAGCTGGCTGAACGATGCCGTGGCCAATGCCATACGCGGCCGCGTCATGGCGGTGTTCTATGTTGCCTATGTCGCGGGCCTCGGTGTTGGCTATGCGACGCTCGCCGCCATCGACATCCGGACGTCGGCAGCGCCGCTGATCGGCATCGCCTTCACGGCGCTGTCGATCCTGCCGGTCGGCATGACGCGGCTGGCGCAGCCGCCACCGCCGCAGGCGGCATCCGTCGCGCTTGGTCGCGCTTGGCGGATCTCGCCGGTCGGCGTCGCCGGCATGCTCGCCGTCGGCGGCCTGTCGATGATCATCTCCGGTTTCGCGCCGATCCATGCCACCGCCAAGGGCTACAGCCAGGCGGATGTGGCGCTGCTGTTGTCGGCCATGCCGGTCGGCACGCTGATCCTGCAGATACCGCTCGGCTGGATCTCGGACCGGACCGACCGGCGCTATGTGCTGATCGGCGCGGCACTGCTTGCCCTCGTTGCCAGCCTGTTCGCCATCACCTTCGACGGCGGGGCGCTGGGCGTTCTGCTTGTGGTCTATCTGATCTGGGATGGGGCGTCGGAATCGATCTATTCGCTATCCAGCGCGCACGCCGCCGACCGCGCGGGCAAGGATGACCTGCTGGCCCTGTCGAGCTCGATGCTTTTTGCCTGGTCGCTGGCCGGGTTCGTGGTGCCGGGCATCGTGACGGCGCGTTCCGCGGTCTACGGCACCGGAACCTTCATCTATGTCGGGATCTTCATTGCCTCGGCGTTCTGCCTGTTCGTCTTGTGGCGGATGCTGGCGGCACGGCCGGTTCCGGCCACCGCGACCGGCAGCTTCGCGCCGATGTGCGCGCAGGCGCCGCTGCCGGTGGAGCTCGCCTTCGCGCCGGACGAGCAGCGTCGCTCCGGCAATTAGCGTTGAGCCTGCGTCCTACTGCCTGGTCACGGACGGTTCCTGGCTCGGCGCTTCCGGTGGCGGCGCCGGGACCGAAATGCCTTCGGCGTCGAAGGCCTGCTTGGCGCGTTTGGTAAGATCGATCTGAGTGGCGAAGAAATCGGCGGCCGAGGTCCAGTAGCGCAGGCTGATGGCGACGCCGCTGTCTCCGACGGTGGAGACGAAGGCAATCGGGACCGGCTCGCGCCTGACGCGCCGCTCTGTGGCGGCGACGCCGAGCATCACCTTTTGCGCCAGGTCGATGTCATTCCAGGAACCGATGGTCAGCGTGACATCGCCACGCCGCACACCGTTGCGCGTATAATTGCGCACCGGCTGGTTCCAAAGCGTCGAATTGGGCGCCAGCACATAGACGCCGTCGACCGTCCTCAGCCTGGTGGCGAACAGGCCGATCTCCTCCACGGTGCCGGAGATGGGGCCGACCTCGACATATTCGCCGATGCGGAAGGGTCTCAGCGCAAGCAGCATGATGCCGGCGGCGATGTTCTGCAGCGTGCCCTGCAGCGCCAGCCCGATGGCGAGGCCGATGGCGCCGATAGCGGCAATGATCGAGGCCGTCTGCACGCCGAACTGGCCGAGCACCATGATGACGACGAGGATCAGGATGGCGTAGCGCACAATCTTCGAGAAGAAGTGGCGCAGCGTCGCGTCGAAACCATGGATATGGCCGAGCCCGGCAAAGATCGAGCGTTCGGCAAGGCCGGCGACGAGATAGCCGACGACCAGCAATATGACGGCGCCTATGGCCGAGAAGGAGTAGGAAACGATCAGACTGCTGAGCTGCGCAAGGCTTGCCTGCACGGCGAGGAGGGTATCCTGGGGATCGATCGGCATCATGGGAAATCCGGTTGGTGGGCGAGCCGATAACCCATGCGGACGCGATGGGTTCCCGATTTTTCCCGGCCAGCGGAACCAATCGGAAGAGGTCGCGTTTGCGGCGGCACGGGTCGCCGTCTTGAAACTGCAACGGAACTCTGCCTATCTAAGTGGTGTCGCCCTGATTTGGCGGGTGATTTGGTTGTTCTTGCTGCGAAAGGAAAGACACTGAGAACAGCACTGCGGAAGAAGGCCGACATCGTGCCTTCGCCGGCCGGGATCAGCGGAAACGACGCCGTGTCCCGCGCCATCAAGACAGTCCTTGCCAGTCTGGAAGACTCCAAGGCCGAAAACATCGTCTCAATCGACATCCAGGGGAAATCGAGCCTCGGCGACTACATGGTCGTCGCCTCGGGCCGATCGCACCGTCATGTCTCGGCTGTCGCCGATCACCTCCTCAAGGCGCTGAAAGATGCCGGACTCGGCATGGCGCGCGTCGAGGGGCTGGCCGGCGCCGACTGGGTCCTGATCGATTCGGGCGATATCATCGTCCATGTCTTCCGTCCCGAAGTCCGCGAATTCTACAATCTCGAAAAGATGTGGCAGGCGCCGGACCTCGAGGAAGAGACCCTTCACTGAGCCGTATTTGGTGCGTGTCCCCCATCCCTGGGTGACATGCATTTGCGGCTCTTCGAGGCAGGGATGAAGATCACTGTTCATGCCGTGGGCCGGATGAAAGCCGGCCCCGAGAGAGAACTCGCCGACCGCTATTTCGAGCGCTTCGCCAAGAGCGGCCCGGTGGTGGGGCTGGAATATGCCGGCCTTGTCGAGATTGGAGAAGGCCGCGCCCAGACCGCCAATGAGCGCCGGCGCGAGGAAGGCCAGAAGCTGCAGACGATGCTGCAGCAAGGCACGGCGCTGGTCCTGCTCGACGAGCGCGGCAAGAATTTCTCCTCCGAGGATTTCGCCGGCCGCCTCGGCTTGCTGCGCGACGGCGGCCGGAAGGCGTTGGTGATCGCCATCGGCGGCGCCGACGGCCACGACCAGTCGCTGCGCGACCAGGCCGATCTGGTTCTGTCCTTCGGGGCGCTGACTTGGCCGCACCAGCTGGTGCGGGTGATGCTGGGCGAACAGCTCTATCGGGCGGCCACTATCCTTTCCGGGCACCCCTACCATCGTTCGTAGAGCGAAGGCTGTGGATCGGCGCGGGCCCGCCCGGATTTTCGCCCCATTGCGGGACAAGGCTGCCCGCGGTCGCCGAACATGGTTGATGGTTCGTTAACGAAGCCGCAGTTAGAGTCGACGCCTGATGTCTGAAGGCTGGAAATCGAAAACGAGCTCCTGGCGCGCGCGCTGTGGTTTGACCGCGGCCGCGATCGTGCTGTCGCTGGGCCCCGTGATGGCCGAGAACACGCTCGACCCGGCGCCCGATCCCGACCAGAGCCGGGCCGAATATGAGCAGGTCTCGAAGGAAATCACGCTTTCTTCCGAGCGGCTGGCCAAGCTCGCTGCCGACATAGCGGCGGTCAAGAAGGATCATGCCTCGATCACAGCGGCGCTGATCCAGTCGGCGATGACCGAGCAGAAGCTCGGTCAGGACATCGAGGATATCGGCGCCAAGCTGGAAGGGCTGAAAAGGGAAGAGCAGAAGATCCGTGCCTCGCTGGCGGCGCGACGCGACGTGCTGGCCGAAGTGCTGGGCGCGCTGCAGCGCATGGGACTCAATCCGCCTCCGGCGATCCTGGTCAAACCGGAGGATGCGCTGTCGTCGGTGCGCAGCGCCATCCTGCTCGGCGCGGTGGTCCCGGAATTGCGCGAGCAGACCGAAATGCTGCTTGCCGACCTCAAGGAGCAGACGCGGGTGACGGCCTCGATCGAGGCCGAGCGGGCACGGCTGACCACGGCGGTCGGCGAACAGACGGCCGAAAAGAAGCGGCTGAGCATGCTGCTCGAGGCCAAGCAGAGGCTTCAGGCCGACACCGAGACGGAGATCGCCGCCGAGAAGCAGCGCTCGCAGGCGCTGGCCGCCAGGGCGGGCAGCCTGAAGGAGCTCATCGCCTCGCTGGAAGCAGACAAGACACGCAAGGCGGCGGACCAGGCCAAGGCGGCCGAGCGGAAATCGGCTGATGGCGACCAGGCGGCACCGAACGGGGCGCCGGCCTCGACGGAACTCGCTTCGCTGCCGGTGCCGGAAGGCAACCGACTCACGGCCGCGGCGCCGTTCTCGGCGCTGCAGGGACAGATCGCGCTGCCGGTCACCGGCAAGATCAAGCGGCGCTTCGGGGCCGATGACGGTAACGGCGCGGTGATGCAGGGCGACATGGTTGCGACACAATCGGGAGCCATCGTCACCGCGCCGGCGGATGGAAATGTGCTTTATGCGGGGCCGTTTCGCTCTTATGGTCAACTCTTGATCCTCAATGCCGGCGACGGGTATCATGTCGTCCTGGCTGGGATGAGCAGAATCAGTGTCGCGACTGGCCAGTCGGTGCTCGCAGGAGAACCGGTCGGCGCGATGGGAGAGGCCCGGGTGGCGAGCACCTCGGCCTCGCAGAATGGAAATGCCACGCCGGAGCTCTATGTCGAGTTCCGCAAGGATGGGAAACCCGTCGATCCGACCCCATGGTGGGCGGACCGTTTTTCTGGAAGGACGTGAAATGATGCGGAAACTTTCGCTTCTGTTCGCCGGCGCGCTGATGGGCGCGTCAGCGATGAGCCTGGTCTACGGCGCGCCAGGCTCGACGGCGAACGCAGCGGGCTCCGAGACTTACAAGCAGCTGGCGATCTTCGGCGATATTTTCGAGCGTGTGCGGGCGCAATATGTGACGCCGCCGGACGACAAGTCGCTGGTCGAGAACGCCATCAACGGCATGCTGGCCTCGCTTGATCCGCACTCGTCCTACATGAACGCCGAGCAGGCGCAGGACATGCGCGTGCAGACCAAGGGCGAGTTCGGCGGCCTCGGCATCGAGGTCACCATGGAGAACGACCTGGTCAAGGTGATCACGCCGATCGACGACACGCCGGCCGCCAAGGCCGGCGTGCTGGCAGGCGACTACATCGCCAAGATCGACGGCGAGGAGGTGCGCGGCCTGACCCTCAACGACGCCGTCGAGAAGATGCGCGGACCGGTCAACACGCCGATCAAGCTGACCATACTGCGCCAGGGCGCCGACAAGCCGATCGAGCTGACGGTGGTGCGCGACATCATCAAGGTCAAGGCGGTCAAGTTCCGGGTCGAGAACGACGTCGGCTACATGAAGATCACCTCGTTCACCGAGAAGACCTATGACGATCTCGAGAACGCCATCGACACCATC
Coding sequences:
- a CDS encoding murein hydrolase activator EnvC — its product is MSEGWKSKTSSWRARCGLTAAAIVLSLGPVMAENTLDPAPDPDQSRAEYEQVSKEITLSSERLAKLAADIAAVKKDHASITAALIQSAMTEQKLGQDIEDIGAKLEGLKREEQKIRASLAARRDVLAEVLGALQRMGLNPPPAILVKPEDALSSVRSAILLGAVVPELREQTEMLLADLKEQTRVTASIEAERARLTTAVGEQTAEKKRLSMLLEAKQRLQADTETEIAAEKQRSQALAARAGSLKELIASLEADKTRKAADQAKAAERKSADGDQAAPNGAPASTELASLPVPEGNRLTAAAPFSALQGQIALPVTGKIKRRFGADDGNGAVMQGDMVATQSGAIVTAPADGNVLYAGPFRSYGQLLILNAGDGYHVVLAGMSRISVATGQSVLAGEPVGAMGEARVASTSASQNGNATPELYVEFRKDGKPVDPTPWWADRFSGRT
- the rsfS gene encoding ribosome silencing factor gives rise to the protein MPSPAGISGNDAVSRAIKTVLASLEDSKAENIVSIDIQGKSSLGDYMVVASGRSHRHVSAVADHLLKALKDAGLGMARVEGLAGADWVLIDSGDIIVHVFRPEVREFYNLEKMWQAPDLEEETLH
- a CDS encoding S41 family peptidase; translated protein: MMRKLSLLFAGALMGASAMSLVYGAPGSTANAAGSETYKQLAIFGDIFERVRAQYVTPPDDKSLVENAINGMLASLDPHSSYMNAEQAQDMRVQTKGEFGGLGIEVTMENDLVKVITPIDDTPAAKAGVLAGDYIAKIDGEEVRGLTLNDAVEKMRGPVNTPIKLTILRQGADKPIELTVVRDIIKVKAVKFRVENDVGYMKITSFTEKTYDDLENAIDTIKKQVPADKLKGYVLDLRLNPGGLLDQAVSVSDAFLDRGEIVSTRGRDPKDVTRFDARAGDDIGGKPLIVLVNGGSASASEIVAGALQDLRRATVVGTQSFGKGSVQTIIPLGENGALRLTTALYYTPSGKSIQGKGITPDIKVEQPLPADLQGRDLTRGESDLKGHIKGADESSTGSGSAAYVPPDPKDDLQLIYAEQLLRGQKTDPAFPPNPQKAVLNQ
- a CDS encoding MFS transporter, encoding MLEKNRTTIEREDSKQPAPLIAIASVVVSMALIAIGNGLMFAFIPVRLGADGFDPTWAGLIVTGLSAGGLAGCILTGPLVRRVGHARAFMVLSALIALSNAAIGAGPIPLIWIAARALYGFAICGLFIVAQSWLNDAVANAIRGRVMAVFYVAYVAGLGVGYATLAAIDIRTSAAPLIGIAFTALSILPVGMTRLAQPPPPQAASVALGRAWRISPVGVAGMLAVGGLSMIISGFAPIHATAKGYSQADVALLLSAMPVGTLILQIPLGWISDRTDRRYVLIGAALLALVASLFAITFDGGALGVLLVVYLIWDGASESIYSLSSAHAADRAGKDDLLALSSSMLFAWSLAGFVVPGIVTARSAVYGTGTFIYVGIFIASAFCLFVLWRMLAARPVPATATGSFAPMCAQAPLPVELAFAPDEQRRSGN
- the rlmH gene encoding 23S rRNA (pseudouridine(1915)-N(3))-methyltransferase RlmH, whose protein sequence is MKITVHAVGRMKAGPERELADRYFERFAKSGPVVGLEYAGLVEIGEGRAQTANERRREEGQKLQTMLQQGTALVLLDERGKNFSSEDFAGRLGLLRDGGRKALVIAIGGADGHDQSLRDQADLVLSFGALTWPHQLVRVMLGEQLYRAATILSGHPYHRS
- a CDS encoding mechanosensitive ion channel family protein translates to MPIDPQDTLLAVQASLAQLSSLIVSYSFSAIGAVILLVVGYLVAGLAERSIFAGLGHIHGFDATLRHFFSKIVRYAILILVVIMVLGQFGVQTASIIAAIGAIGLAIGLALQGTLQNIAAGIMLLALRPFRIGEYVEVGPISGTVEEIGLFATRLRTVDGVYVLAPNSTLWNQPVRNYTRNGVRRGDVTLTIGSWNDIDLAQKVMLGVAATERRVRREPVPIAFVSTVGDSGVAISLRYWTSAADFFATQIDLTKRAKQAFDAEGISVPAPPPEAPSQEPSVTRQ
- a CDS encoding galactosyltransferase Lgt5; its protein translation is MTDPGLPAVHAFWIGGPLGAMHTACLKSFVRAGHRTLLHVYDDPGDAPAGVELVDATRILPRERIIRHRNGGLALFADIFRYKLLATGAEIYIDCDMYCVRPLCRRPYLFGWESETRINNAVLSLPVGSPILADLVETVDHPKRFPEWYSWTKRLRFGALRALGRVRGFQDLPHASIGPPLLTYLARKHGLLGEASPVDVFYPNVEGAGTLLDPRKSIADVVKPETLAIHLWHGSLWKLRLADVPPSSPLGEILAM